A genomic window from Quercus lobata isolate SW786 chromosome 10, ValleyOak3.0 Primary Assembly, whole genome shotgun sequence includes:
- the LOC115962655 gene encoding short-chain dehydrogenase reductase 3b-like, producing MAESVLCKKKLEGKVVIVTGGASGIGETTAHLFASHGARMVVIADIQDELAQSVVESIGLNLASYIHCDVTDEEQVKAMVEWTVQNYGKLDIMFSNAGIFSRSNQTILDLDFSAFDHLFATNVRGMAACVKHAANAMVKGHVRGSIVCTASVAASCGDKKHIDYFMSKHAVLGLVRSASQQLGEHGIRVNCVSPYVVATPMACHALGMDAEQVGKLYEDRLVFKGVVLKAKHVADAVLFLASDDSECVTGHNLVVDGGVLAK from the coding sequence ATGGCTGAATCAGTGTTGTGCAAGAAGAAACTAGAGGGCAAGGTGGTCATAGTAACCGGTGGCGCAAGTGGCATTGGAGAGACAACCGCACATCTTTTTGCTAGTCATGGTGCACGTATGGTGGTGATCGCTGATATTCAAGATGAATTAGCCCAAAGTGTTGTTGAATCCATTGGCTTGAACCTTGCTAGCTACATCCATTGTGATGTTACAGATGAAGAGCAAGTCAAAGCCATGGTGGAATGGACGGTCCAAAATTATGGGAAACTAGACATTATGTTCAGTAATGCTGGAATTTTCAGTAGGTCTAATCAGACCATTCTTGATCTGGATTTTTCAGCCTTTGATCACCTATTTGCAACCAATGTTCGTGGCATGGCAGCTTGTGTAAAGCATGCAGCAAATGCTATGGTCAAAGGGCACGTTAGGGGAAGCATTGTGTGCACTGCTAGTGTAGCTGCTAGTTGTGGTGACAAGAAGCACATTGATTATTTCATGTCAAAGCACGCAGTGCTTGGGCTGGTTCGATCGGCTAGCCAACAGCTTGGGGAGCATGGGATCAGAGTGAACTGTGTATCACCTTATGTGGTTGCTACACCAATGGCATGCCATGCTCTTGGGATGGATGCTGAGCAAGTGGGAAAACTCTACGAGGACCGGTTAGTATTTAAAGGGGTTGTATTGAAAGCAAAACATGTGGCCGATGCAGTGTTGTTTCTTGCATCTGATGATTCTGAGTGTGTCACTGGGCATAACCTAGTGGTGGATGGTGGTGTCCTAGCTAAATAA